The following are from one region of the Paenibacillus sp. KS-LC4 genome:
- a CDS encoding DEAD/DEAH box helicase: MSDAYGAFEVSKALHKTLRSYLESAYHIKNESLIRERNRLLDQVGQISQQPFIEATPSYELGSSYEKLTIPDAAKNILLQVSQLSNPSVGVYPSPYTHQAKALEAFLNEDDDIIVATGTGSGKTESFLMPVLASLAIEAADRPNVASMRGCRAILLYPMNALVNDQLGRIRKLFGDERVAALLKQGRARNVQFGSYTSKTPYPGVHKSAKTTAHIEPLFEKFYLKYAGDANKVRELQAKGKWPSKDLINFYAKHKEQNETHRKGKHQGKPRISRNWKFRLETQPNDRELLTRHEMQKLCPDILITNYSMLEYMLMRPIERSIFQETKKWLEADYRNKLILILDEAHMYRGTGGAEVAFLIRRLMARLGIDRNRMKCILTSASLGKSEADEHAIVNFAGELTGINEKTSRRFQLITGNLELRHGARRGSAEEAVILSRINLSVIQNTLVTPEAAIKEFNAVAGILGMDSFKGNEVNDFVNHLSYQLSGWGPVEQMIKALSGNTMPLHRLANELFPIEDIVIAQQATEVVLALGALAKRKADNKVLLPTRMHLFFRGIPGLYACTNQNCEERADETEKQSILGRLHTVPMLNCNCKKNARVYELFTHRDCGAAFIVGHVHGENGDFLLHEPTNVTGVNDENEDRLYKIQLLVDGQPNERDIENSVPAWLDISSGKLFNNEPLIPEGFLKVYKPISSGSGDKLFQRCPICLKKWKKNRSKIMNLATKGEAPFANLVKAQLFNQPAQRRENNEYPNGGRKVLLFSDGRQKAARLARDIPREVEWDTFRQAIVLAVVRYKEVCNKDPKISDELYIAFVSVVAEFNLQFFDREDRISLLKHVRDFKEDYDESLEFAIEQRWKCGPSSSYYKAVLRQLCNKEYSLRAAMVGYLVPTNLMVQKICKEVSVITDKLDASHIDALTNYYIEDILEDFAFELETQISASIRRKAAGYPQSSWTSSGKIGEEQRFILEEYFKCTPEEVTSIQEILRKRLCHKVGDAYVIDSNDVVLKIDIDSHWYKCNCCTFISPVKLGEYCVNCGDKDVIILDPDTHDYVQARKGFLRTPVVQSIRNESRPKYVTAEEHTAQLSHKDAGEIFASNEIYELRFQDVKLEQDELVEGSVDVLSCTTTMEVGIDIGSLVAVGLRNVPPQRENYQQRAGRAGRRGSSLSTVITYAEGAPHDSYYFQNPEKIVAGSPRLPMIKVNNIKIAKRHVFAFMFQTFFHEMIDRSEMKIDEDKTLFAALGSVTDFFRVDSESQFNKFKFIEWIKQGINENHTLINRIIEWLPENIATDKIKCVHDFIEELLSKLESVLPININNNETGEGENEDEDEFDLGTNRNELLSYLFDEGFLPSYAFPTSLCSFPIEVKKENGKNSFKIITKELPQQSIDQALSGYAPGRLVVIDKTTYRSGGIVANAARVTDINRAEKLFQAKSNFRKYVSCRRCTFVRDIDEAEKLSEKDPCPVCAGTLDSGKLLIPEVFLPEKGAAIVEGDDEQELTYATTAQFPLPLSEDDMGEWTRIGEKLISVQAKDQWLVTINKGNDESNAGFYVCESCGAAKVVDPEDKKSPNVSHDRPYQVEPTYGVQVPSKCQGVFQNVFLGHDFKSDLLLLRLNIEEPLISSVKLNLDNHIINVALRTVSEALLLSASRELDIDPAEFKVGFRLVKLNPDDPLRADIYMFDSLAGGAGYAEQAAHKLPMILNKALDLLENCHQVCDRSCTDCIRHYQNRYWHLHLDRRLGASLLRYMIHSTVPNVLKIEHQRKVLEPLVRILELEGYTCKDNVSYNGIQVPWVISSQNRQIVLGVAPSIIDKDYIEKLHPLARHYSEAQLLLFNEFLIGRNLSLVYKQFKEKIEKS, translated from the coding sequence ATGAGTGATGCATACGGTGCGTTTGAAGTTTCTAAGGCATTGCACAAGACTTTACGGTCTTATCTTGAATCAGCGTATCATATTAAAAATGAAAGTTTAATTAGAGAGAGAAATCGTTTGCTTGATCAAGTTGGCCAGATAAGTCAACAACCTTTTATTGAAGCAACGCCGAGTTATGAACTAGGCTCATCATATGAAAAATTAACTATTCCAGATGCAGCCAAAAACATTTTATTACAAGTCTCACAATTGAGCAATCCTAGTGTAGGTGTATATCCTAGTCCCTATACTCACCAGGCTAAAGCGCTTGAAGCTTTTTTAAATGAGGATGATGATATAATTGTTGCTACAGGGACGGGGTCAGGGAAAACAGAGAGTTTTTTAATGCCAGTTCTAGCATCGTTGGCAATAGAAGCTGCTGATCGCCCAAATGTAGCTTCAATGCGTGGTTGCCGAGCAATACTATTATATCCAATGAATGCACTGGTTAATGACCAACTCGGAAGAATAAGAAAACTGTTTGGTGATGAGCGAGTTGCAGCTTTATTAAAGCAAGGTCGAGCTAGAAATGTTCAGTTTGGGTCATACACTTCAAAAACCCCCTATCCGGGAGTGCATAAGTCTGCGAAGACCACAGCGCATATTGAGCCCTTGTTTGAAAAGTTTTATTTGAAGTATGCCGGGGATGCTAATAAAGTTCGTGAACTTCAAGCCAAAGGGAAGTGGCCTAGTAAGGATCTTATCAACTTCTATGCTAAACATAAGGAACAGAATGAAACACATAGAAAAGGTAAGCATCAAGGGAAACCTAGAATTTCGAGAAATTGGAAATTTCGTTTGGAAACACAACCCAATGATAGGGAATTATTAACTAGACATGAAATGCAAAAATTATGCCCAGATATTCTTATTACCAACTACTCGATGTTGGAATACATGCTCATGCGTCCAATTGAGAGGAGTATTTTTCAGGAAACAAAAAAATGGCTAGAAGCCGATTATAGAAATAAGCTTATTTTAATTTTAGATGAAGCACATATGTATCGTGGAACTGGTGGAGCCGAAGTTGCTTTTCTAATAAGAAGGTTGATGGCCAGACTAGGAATTGATCGTAATAGAATGAAATGCATACTCACAAGTGCTAGCTTAGGAAAGAGTGAGGCGGACGAGCACGCTATTGTAAATTTTGCTGGTGAACTTACAGGTATCAATGAAAAAACATCCCGCAGATTCCAATTGATAACGGGTAATTTGGAGTTGCGTCATGGAGCACGTAGGGGAAGTGCAGAAGAGGCTGTAATTTTATCGCGAATAAATCTTTCCGTAATTCAGAATACATTAGTAACACCGGAGGCTGCGATTAAGGAATTTAATGCTGTAGCAGGTATATTAGGAATGGATAGCTTTAAAGGTAACGAGGTTAATGATTTTGTTAATCATCTTTCTTATCAACTGTCAGGATGGGGTCCAGTTGAGCAGATGATTAAAGCTTTAAGTGGTAATACTATGCCATTACATCGTCTAGCAAACGAACTCTTCCCTATTGAGGATATAGTAATTGCCCAGCAAGCGACTGAAGTTGTTTTGGCTTTGGGAGCACTTGCTAAGAGAAAAGCTGACAATAAAGTCCTGCTGCCTACAAGAATGCATCTGTTTTTTAGAGGTATTCCAGGTCTATATGCTTGCACCAATCAGAATTGTGAGGAGAGAGCAGATGAAACAGAAAAGCAATCAATATTAGGGCGTTTACATACTGTTCCTATGTTGAATTGTAATTGCAAAAAAAATGCCCGGGTTTATGAATTGTTTACTCATCGAGATTGTGGTGCTGCATTTATAGTTGGACATGTGCATGGCGAGAATGGTGACTTTTTACTCCATGAGCCTACAAATGTAACCGGAGTAAATGATGAGAATGAAGATCGTCTATATAAAATTCAATTACTAGTTGATGGTCAACCTAACGAGCGAGATATAGAAAACAGCGTACCTGCATGGTTAGATATCAGTTCAGGTAAATTATTTAACAATGAACCGCTGATACCAGAAGGTTTCCTGAAAGTGTATAAACCAATCAGTTCCGGATCTGGAGATAAACTGTTTCAACGTTGTCCGATCTGTTTGAAAAAATGGAAAAAGAACAGAAGTAAAATCATGAATCTGGCAACAAAGGGAGAGGCTCCGTTTGCAAATCTTGTTAAGGCTCAATTGTTTAATCAACCAGCACAACGTAGAGAAAACAATGAATATCCGAATGGAGGAAGAAAAGTTTTATTATTTTCTGATGGACGACAGAAAGCAGCTCGCTTAGCGAGAGATATTCCAAGAGAAGTTGAATGGGATACTTTTAGACAAGCAATTGTATTGGCTGTTGTTCGATATAAAGAAGTATGCAATAAAGACCCCAAGATAAGCGATGAACTCTATATTGCCTTTGTGTCGGTCGTAGCGGAATTCAATCTGCAGTTTTTTGATCGAGAGGATAGAATATCATTGCTTAAGCATGTTCGAGATTTTAAAGAAGACTATGATGAATCTTTAGAATTTGCAATAGAGCAGCGATGGAAGTGCGGACCTTCTTCCAGCTACTATAAAGCAGTCCTGCGACAATTGTGTAATAAAGAATATTCGTTAAGGGCTGCAATGGTTGGATATCTTGTACCTACTAATCTAATGGTGCAAAAGATATGTAAAGAAGTATCGGTAATTACTGATAAACTAGATGCTTCCCATATAGATGCTTTAACTAACTATTATATAGAAGATATTCTGGAGGATTTTGCTTTCGAATTAGAGACACAAATATCTGCTTCTATAAGGCGAAAAGCGGCCGGATACCCGCAAAGTTCATGGACAAGTTCAGGGAAGATTGGAGAAGAACAAAGGTTCATCTTAGAAGAATATTTTAAATGTACCCCAGAAGAAGTAACGAGTATCCAAGAAATTTTGCGTAAGAGACTGTGTCATAAGGTTGGAGATGCTTATGTTATAGACAGTAATGATGTTGTATTAAAGATCGACATCGATTCACATTGGTATAAATGTAACTGTTGTACCTTTATATCTCCAGTTAAACTGGGAGAGTATTGTGTTAACTGTGGCGACAAGGATGTCATCATTCTTGATCCTGATACCCATGACTATGTGCAGGCACGAAAGGGATTTCTACGTACGCCAGTCGTGCAGTCTATACGCAATGAAAGCAGGCCTAAGTACGTAACTGCTGAAGAACACACAGCACAGCTATCACATAAAGATGCAGGTGAAATATTTGCCTCGAACGAAATATATGAGTTGCGTTTTCAAGATGTAAAATTGGAACAAGACGAATTAGTAGAAGGTTCAGTAGATGTACTGAGTTGTACCACTACAATGGAAGTTGGGATTGACATAGGCTCTCTAGTTGCTGTTGGACTAAGAAATGTTCCGCCTCAACGTGAAAATTACCAACAAAGAGCAGGGAGAGCAGGGCGCCGTGGCTCGTCACTGTCTACAGTTATTACTTATGCTGAAGGGGCGCCACACGATAGCTACTATTTTCAAAATCCAGAGAAAATTGTAGCAGGTTCCCCGCGATTACCAATGATTAAAGTGAATAATATCAAAATTGCTAAAAGGCATGTTTTTGCATTTATGTTCCAAACCTTCTTTCATGAAATGATTGATAGAAGTGAAATGAAAATAGATGAGGATAAGACATTATTTGCTGCTCTTGGTTCTGTCACAGATTTTTTTAGAGTAGATTCAGAAAGCCAATTCAACAAGTTTAAGTTTATTGAATGGATTAAACAAGGTATTAACGAGAATCACACTCTTATTAATCGTATAATCGAGTGGTTACCAGAAAACATAGCAACTGACAAAATTAAATGTGTGCATGACTTCATAGAAGAATTGTTGTCGAAACTAGAATCTGTATTACCAATTAACATAAATAATAACGAGACTGGTGAAGGAGAAAATGAAGATGAAGATGAATTCGATCTCGGCACCAATAGAAATGAGCTTCTTAGTTATTTATTTGATGAAGGTTTTTTACCGAGTTATGCATTTCCAACGAGTCTTTGCAGTTTTCCAATCGAGGTAAAGAAAGAGAACGGTAAAAATAGTTTCAAGATAATTACCAAAGAATTGCCACAGCAATCTATTGATCAGGCATTAAGTGGATATGCGCCTGGGAGGTTAGTGGTTATTGACAAAACGACGTATCGATCAGGTGGAATTGTTGCAAATGCAGCAAGAGTCACGGATATTAATCGAGCAGAAAAGCTTTTCCAAGCGAAGTCTAATTTTAGAAAATATGTGTCCTGTAGGAGATGTACATTTGTTCGTGACATAGATGAAGCTGAAAAATTAAGTGAAAAAGATCCATGTCCTGTTTGTGCAGGCACACTTGATTCAGGAAAACTTTTAATACCCGAAGTATTTCTTCCTGAAAAGGGAGCAGCTATCGTAGAAGGTGATGATGAACAAGAATTGACGTATGCTACAACCGCACAATTCCCTCTTCCGTTATCTGAGGATGACATGGGGGAATGGACAAGAATTGGTGAAAAATTGATTTCTGTTCAGGCGAAGGATCAATGGCTTGTTACAATTAATAAGGGCAATGATGAGAGTAACGCTGGATTTTATGTATGCGAATCATGCGGGGCAGCAAAGGTTGTTGATCCAGAAGACAAAAAGTCCCCTAACGTTTCTCATGATCGACCCTATCAAGTGGAACCTACTTATGGTGTTCAGGTGCCGTCCAAATGTCAGGGTGTATTTCAAAACGTATTTTTAGGACACGACTTTAAAAGTGATTTGTTGCTATTGCGTTTAAATATAGAAGAACCACTTATTAGTTCAGTAAAACTTAATCTTGATAACCATATCATTAATGTCGCCTTGCGAACAGTTTCTGAGGCCTTGTTGTTATCTGCTAGTAGAGAATTAGATATTGATCCTGCGGAGTTTAAAGTTGGCTTTAGACTCGTGAAATTAAATCCAGATGATCCATTAAGAGCGGATATTTACATGTTTGATTCCTTAGCAGGGGGTGCGGGATATGCAGAACAAGCAGCTCACAAGTTGCCAATGATCCTAAATAAAGCCTTGGACCTATTAGAAAACTGTCATCAAGTGTGTGACCGTTCTTGTACGGATTGTATTCGGCATTATCAAAATAGGTACTGGCACCTTCATTTGGATCGTCGTTTAGGCGCAAGTTTGTTGAGATACATGATTCATTCTACGGTACCCAATGTTTTGAAAATAGAACATCAAAGAAAAGTTCTTGAGCCATTGGTTAGAATTTTAGAATTGGAAGGCTACACATGTAAAGATAATGTGAGTTATAATGGAATTCAAGTGCCTTGGGTGATAAGCTCTCAAAATCGTCAGATCGTTCTTGGTGTAGCTCCAAGTATAATTGATAAGGATTATATAGAAAAACTCCATCCTCTCGCAAGACATTATTCTGAAGCTCAGTTATTGTTGTTTAATGAATTTCTAATAGGAAGAAACTTATCTTTGGTCTATAAACAGTTTAAAGAGAAAATCGAAAAGAGTTAA
- a CDS encoding Druantia anti-phage system protein DruA, whose protein sequence is MINRKTVLQPSLSEENLKKLNEILEQALDIPEREERAYWITNKIAELDNEILDSIKLRSILLLLRDLFLQGWDLKIENKIVSIQHPETPENIEKKQWLRESLFYERNKQLESDSFKKFILRMERQKKYKGKVVTIKSLTAPVIQLLSTIQEQKADAIRPYLQIIQNKTDRDEHTGYRLLDIWRYFRLTWTLPHKSTPGRNIFVLVRDSAQDYHPVIGIAALGSSIVQITCRDNEIGWTIESLRERLQNMDELTAQQVVNSLSNSIERSILEIQSRDLINEDIDFLNVNEYINDINEFLKSESDTVAEAPKITSNFNNADWNNVCRGLFYKKKRAKTLLKLFKAQDFFNLLNLNEPQESLQQLVQTSRGRSALSVALQSNKREKVGANIMDIIVCGAVPPYNFLLGGKLTALLMMSPQIIQAYEKKYRNQVSVIASAMKGEPVIKPAQLVFLGTTSLYESGSSQYNRLNIPSHAINSSKPLNKIGYQSLGLTKGFGTVYISDETVESFSELTTKIHGRRIVSNTFGEGTSPRMRLIRAGLDALGLPSDYLLNHSFRRIVYGIKLAENAYEYLRGEEDSPEYYLCQNNPIQTTEEICGFWRERWLSMRIKNHRVMQQLHDFNIDNFLLGSK, encoded by the coding sequence ATGATTAATAGAAAAACCGTATTACAGCCTTCTTTATCTGAAGAAAACTTGAAGAAGCTAAATGAAATATTAGAACAGGCTCTAGACATCCCTGAGAGGGAGGAGAGGGCTTATTGGATCACAAATAAAATTGCAGAACTGGATAATGAAATTTTAGATAGTATTAAGCTCCGAAGCATATTGCTATTATTAAGAGATTTATTTCTACAGGGATGGGACTTGAAAATTGAAAACAAAATAGTGAGTATTCAACATCCTGAAACACCGGAAAATATAGAAAAAAAGCAGTGGCTTAGAGAGTCATTATTTTATGAAAGAAACAAGCAATTAGAAAGTGATTCATTCAAAAAGTTTATATTGAGAATGGAAAGACAAAAAAAATATAAGGGGAAAGTGGTGACTATAAAGAGTTTAACTGCACCTGTTATTCAGCTTTTAAGTACGATTCAAGAACAAAAGGCGGATGCAATAAGACCCTACTTACAAATTATCCAAAATAAAACTGATAGGGATGAGCACACTGGATATAGGCTTCTAGATATTTGGAGGTATTTCCGATTAACATGGACATTACCTCATAAGTCTACACCGGGTAGAAACATTTTTGTTTTAGTGAGAGATTCTGCGCAGGATTATCATCCAGTTATAGGTATTGCTGCTCTTGGCAGTAGTATCGTACAGATAACTTGCCGCGATAACGAAATAGGATGGACCATCGAAAGCTTGAGGGAACGTCTTCAAAACATGGATGAACTTACTGCTCAACAAGTGGTAAATAGCTTATCGAACTCCATTGAAAGATCAATATTAGAAATTCAGTCACGAGATTTAATAAATGAAGATATAGATTTCTTAAATGTTAATGAGTATATAAATGATATAAATGAGTTTTTGAAAAGTGAAAGTGATACGGTTGCTGAAGCGCCTAAAATTACTTCGAATTTTAACAATGCTGATTGGAATAATGTTTGTCGAGGTTTGTTTTATAAGAAAAAGCGAGCTAAGACGCTTCTTAAATTATTCAAAGCGCAGGACTTTTTCAATCTTTTAAATCTAAATGAGCCTCAAGAGTCGTTGCAACAACTCGTACAGACATCACGTGGACGATCTGCTTTATCTGTAGCGCTACAGTCGAATAAAAGGGAAAAGGTTGGAGCGAATATAATGGATATCATCGTTTGCGGCGCGGTTCCTCCATACAACTTTTTGTTAGGTGGTAAGTTGACTGCATTGTTAATGATGAGCCCTCAGATCATTCAAGCTTACGAAAAAAAATATAGAAATCAGGTATCAGTAATTGCTTCAGCAATGAAAGGTGAGCCTGTTATAAAACCTGCTCAGTTAGTTTTTCTAGGAACAACAAGTCTTTACGAGTCTGGAAGTAGTCAATACAACAGACTAAATATTCCATCCCATGCTATCAATAGTAGCAAACCCCTAAATAAAATTGGGTATCAATCTTTAGGACTCACTAAAGGTTTTGGTACCGTATATATTTCCGATGAAACAGTTGAATCTTTTTCTGAATTAACTACAAAAATACATGGGAGACGTATAGTAAGTAATACTTTTGGGGAAGGAACTAGCCCTAGAATGCGTTTAATACGGGCAGGGTTAGATGCGCTAGGACTCCCGTCCGATTATTTGCTTAATCACAGTTTTAGAAGAATCGTATATGGCATCAAGTTAGCTGAGAATGCGTATGAGTACTTGCGAGGCGAAGAAGATAGTCCAGAGTATTACTTATGCCAAAATAATCCGATTCAGACGACTGAGGAAATTTGTGGTTTTTGGAGAGAGCGATGGTTATCGATGAGGATTAAAAATCATAGAGTAATGCAACAGTTACATGATTTTAATATTGACAACTTTTTGCTGGGTAGTAAGTAG